The following are from one region of the Candidatus Cloacimonadota bacterium genome:
- the recR gene encoding recombination mediator RecR, whose translation MYISENLEKLVESLARFPGIGKKTAQRLAWHLLSEDKSFARELAEIITTTMESFKPCSDCLMLSESDPCPICSAVDRSHESLCIVEQSADIQIIEKMNEYHGLYFVLGHLLSPIDGYGPREINADILTQRVARLKPKEIILALKPSAEGEATIHFVWEMFKDHPITITRLSTGLPFGGDLEYSSSNTLRSAWDRRFKV comes from the coding sequence ATGTATATCAGCGAAAATCTGGAAAAACTGGTCGAGAGTCTGGCACGTTTTCCAGGAATCGGGAAAAAGACCGCTCAGCGATTAGCCTGGCACTTACTTAGTGAGGACAAGAGTTTCGCAAGGGAGTTGGCCGAGATCATAACAACTACTATGGAATCATTCAAGCCCTGTTCTGATTGCCTGATGCTTTCAGAAAGCGATCCCTGCCCCATTTGCTCCGCAGTAGATAGAAGCCATGAGAGTCTCTGCATAGTAGAACAAAGCGCCGATATCCAGATTATCGAAAAGATGAATGAGTATCACGGACTCTATTTTGTATTGGGTCACCTGCTTTCTCCCATCGACGGCTACGGACCGCGAGAGATCAACGCCGATATCCTGACACAACGTGTAGCAAGGCTGAAGCCAAAAGAGATCATCCTGGCGCTAAAACCTTCCGCAGAAGGCGAAGCCACCATCCATTTCGTGTGGGAGATGTTCAAAGACCACCCCATCACCATCACCCGGCTCTCCACCGGGCTGCCCTTTGGAGGAGACCTGGAATATAGCAGCAGCAATACTCTACGCAGCGCTTGGGACCGAAGATTCAAGGTGTGA
- a CDS encoding riboflavin synthase, whose translation MFTGIIEATSPIISITRDAGSQYLRIKRPQSFEDIKISSSIACNGICLTVLELDRGSFTVQVMNETVEKSSAGTWRNGDILNLERALKLGDRLDGHWVMGHIDRAVKYLRMEQRGNTSYYHYELHPADRQLLIPQGSVAINGVSLTVAWLGKREFSIALIEHSKQNSNLPLLKPGEYVNVEYDALGKYILRKDL comes from the coding sequence ATGTTTACAGGAATCATTGAAGCCACGTCCCCCATCATAAGCATCACCAGAGATGCGGGAAGTCAGTATCTGCGCATAAAACGTCCGCAAAGCTTTGAAGATATAAAGATCAGCTCTTCAATAGCCTGCAATGGCATCTGCCTCACTGTGCTAGAGCTGGACAGAGGTTCTTTCACAGTTCAGGTTATGAACGAAACTGTAGAAAAAAGCAGTGCCGGAACATGGCGCAATGGCGACATTCTGAATCTGGAACGAGCCTTAAAACTGGGCGACCGGCTGGATGGACATTGGGTGATGGGTCATATCGACAGAGCAGTAAAATATCTGCGCATGGAACAGCGGGGAAACACCTCATACTATCATTACGAACTGCATCCAGCGGACAGACAACTGCTGATACCGCAGGGATCTGTGGCAATCAATGGCGTAAGCTTGACTGTCGCATGGTTAGGAAAGAGGGAGTTTAGCATAGCCTTGATCGAACATAGCAAGCAAAACAGCAACCTACCCTTGCTTAAGCCAGGTGAGTATGTGAATGTGGAATATGATGCCCTGGGCAAGTACATTTTAAGGAAGGATCTATGA
- a CDS encoding YbaB/EbfC family nucleoid-associated protein, translating into MLPGGKNMNQLMKQAQKMQQEMMKSQQELESKVFEASAGGGMVKVGMTGSYEVKSIKIDPEAVDPDDVEMLEDLILAALQEAHKQVAEASSDIMGKLTGGVKIPGLF; encoded by the coding sequence ATGTTACCAGGCGGAAAGAATATGAATCAATTGATGAAGCAAGCTCAGAAGATGCAGCAAGAGATGATGAAATCCCAACAAGAACTGGAGAGCAAAGTATTTGAGGCATCTGCTGGCGGTGGAATGGTAAAAGTAGGCATGACCGGATCTTACGAGGTCAAGAGCATCAAGATAGATCCCGAAGCTGTTGATCCGGATGATGTGGAAATGTTGGAAGACCTCATCCTGGCAGCTCTGCAGGAAGCTCATAAACAAGTGGCGGAAGCCAGCAGTGACATCATGGGTAAATTAACCGGTGGGGTGAAGATACCCGGCCTCTTTTAG